The Vigna unguiculata cultivar IT97K-499-35 chromosome 1, ASM411807v1, whole genome shotgun sequence nucleotide sequence GCTAGAGTTAATTGGAGTCCAACTGATTCAATGGaatcaataaaagaaattattcaaCTTGTAGATTGATTCAAACTTAATATGAACTATTTTTTGGTTAGAACTCCTTTCAATTAAAACTCGTTGTAAATCAATAAATGTAGTGTTAcattctatttaaatttattcatacacaaataaaatcaataatcatagtttttactaaaattttatttcattttcaaacTAATTTGAAGTTATTCAATTTCGGTCAGTAGCCAGATGCAAAAAACGAAAAGTAGCGGACCTTAATTCTCATACAATTCAGTGGCAACTAGGGAGAGAAACTAACATTTACTTAGAtcatgaaaaagatgaagaacgaTTCTACTAATGACTCTTCGAACCAAAGGCTCCGCTCAAATTCCAATGAAATTGTACATGGAGTTTGAAATGCAATTCAAATCCCAATATCACTATTGTTTGGGTTAACTAGAAGTGTTCACCGATGGAGATAGTAAAAGACTAATTCTTGAAATACTAAAATTCGTTTATAATGCTAAATTTTTCATCCAAAAGTTCTTCCATACTCTAACATCAAGATCTAACTTATCATCAACCATCAAACTGCTTGTATTGACAAAGATGAATATCTCAAAGCCTGATTCAGAAGAACACAACAAAAGCAACACTTCCATTCCAGAGCACATTCGTATTAATTTACACTCACTCAGGATCAATTTTCAAATCCCAGAGTGAAAATTTCGCGAATCGGAGTTTAGAACATGTCCAAAGGTCCAAAACTCAGTAGAAATCTAAACCTCCGCAATTTCAACGATGACACATAAAGTAGCCGCATCAAACATTGTAACCGCGTTAAACGTGATTGCATTCGTTCACAGAAAACCTAGCGAGTGAAAGCGTACAGAACGAGCGAGGCGTAGATGAGGAGCGCAATGGGGACGAGGATGAGAAGCGGAACGACGGCGGCGTAGGTGTGCGAGCTTCCGCAGGCAACCGTTCCAAGCTTGATCTGCGCGACGTTGACGAGCGCAAGCATTAGAAAGGCGCAGCCAAAGACAGATCCCACGGCGGAGACGAGCATTCCGACGCGGAGGGAAGAGCGGTTGACGTGTGCGACGAGGTGTTCGACGGCGGCGGGGTAGTGGAAAGAGGTGGTGCGGGAGAGGCGAATGGCCTGCTTGAGCGCGAGTGCCACAAGGCTGGAGAAGAGAAAGGAGCTGAAGGAGTAGACGTGGAAGGCGATGAGGTTCTCGGCGATGGCGGAGGTGGGAGCGCACGCCGGATCGGAGTTGAGACTGTTCTGCGGATCGTTAGGGTTCCAAGTTAGCCCTATGAAGACAGCGAGAGTGAAAAGCGAGTTCACGTTCACTATCGCGTCTAACGCGGTGATGTGAAGACTCGTGAAGGAAGACAttcctattattttcttcagGCAGAAAACAGGGAAGAAAAGGAGAGAAGAAGACGAAAATTGATGGAATGGACTCTCAGCAACGAAACGCTTTCACCGACCCGTTTTCTTTAAATTCAAAGATTTATTCGTAATTCTTTTGGTCTTTTTTCGTGTTTAAcagtttctttttatttattttttaacaggGAAGaacaatgataaataaatatgtttgtgACGTTTATCTTGACCAAAATAAATACGTTGAGAACACCGTGTCCGAATTCCAAAGAACTAAAGTAGTgagtgagataaaaaataaaaataaaaataaaactttgaaataattggacaaagatttttaaatattaaaattgtgcCAATCAATAAAATCTGATAAAGTTCACATTTCGTGTTCCTTTACCATGTTATCTATTGTGATTCCAAATCTATTTTCAAAGAAAATTGCAGAAGCATCCtgacagagaaaaaaaaaagcgtACACGTTTGGTGCTGTGATGTTTACATGTGGAAACCATCTAGAAATTGCTGtattaatttattactttagTTGCAGATCAACATCCACAAGGGCATTTGGTCTAGTGGTATGATTCTCGCTTAGGGTGCGAGAGGTCCCGAGTTCAATTCTCGGAATGCCCcactttttaacttttgttttccCTTTTCTTTACTTTCAAGTCTCCTTTGTCAGTGACCACTTCCTTTCTAGTTTCTAACTCCTGCATTTTAGTACTCCAAGATGGAGTGTCTCAGGTCCCACTTGTCAATTATACGAATAACCAAGCTCCATTTTCTTATGTTTGGTACATAGGAAACTTTATACATATCATTAAATGTTAATGTGATTCTCAgcatttttaaattcaaaagcCAACTGCTTCAGATCtcaatatgaatttgaattctcaataccaacaaatatatatatatatatatatattcatcatGAATGATACAaatgtaaaagttaaaaaatatataataaatgctTCTTTCTAAAAGTCTATGCTCCACTAAACTAAGTAAACTTTGTGCCACCGAATTTCAACAATCTTGGTAATCATTTGGTTTTGTTCTTGATTGTGCATGGTTTCTTCTCACGTTGTTGTTCAGTTTTCTTGCTACTTGGGTTTGAACATTTCACCTCAGTTGAGTTGCTGCATATCTTAGTGGTCTTTGTCTCTACTCCAAGGTAATTTGACAGCACTCTCCTCACCCCAAAGCCACGACGATGAGGTTTGATGCTGTCGTTGTTATGGAGGAAAGGAGTTCTCTCCCCTCTTGCAGGACTAATGAGTGACACAGAAGCTGGTGAAAAGCCTGGTCTGCCAAATGCTGCTTTGTGCGGAGTAACAGTGCCTGAGACAGACACCGAATGTGGACGTGTAACCTTCTTCTGCTGAGAAACCACGTTAACTGTTGTAGCAGTAGTAGGAACTAATGCAAACCTCTCTGATTGTTTGGTCAAGTCATCCACATATAGCAAATCATCAATGCGAGCTACAATGTTAAATGCCATGCTCTCCAAAACTCTTGAGTAGCTCTCCAGCACGGATTTCCCGACATCCTGAAATGTCGgtgtaaaaatgtgtcaatgaTATATGCAATTATGAAGGTAAGGATCTTTTGAAATGCTTCCGTGAAAATGTGTAAATCATTAAGAGTCTGATTATTTTCACTGTTTTCttccaaagtttttaaaaagggaaaaaaggctAAAAATAAAGTGACACTTTTTTTTACTAAAGGGATACTTTTTCAAAGGGACTTAATGTATGCAATTGAGGAAGTGCAAGGAAGATGCAGATGGACTGAGAAATATGTAAGGAAGCAACCTTGTTGCACTGGATCTTGCTGGTATCAAGGGTGGTTTGACTTAGGCCTGGGAAACGCTGCTTCAGGGAAACTAGAATGTTTTCAGCTCTATCTGCTAGCAATTCTCTCTTATCTCCATCAGCCATGAAGTCCTTGACTATTTCCCATGATGATTTTGGGGTAGAACGGCTGGGCCTTGGGGATGGTAAGAACCGAGAGTGAACTCTTCGGCGCCACACATAAATTGCTGCTTCCACACGGTTTGCAATCTCTAATGCAACATGTTCAGAGGATATGTCTAAGCAATCAAGAAGGTACTCTTGGGAGAATTGATCTGATGTTATGTAACGGTAAACAAAATCCCCCAAGCAAGTTCTTCCATTCTGCAGAAACCCATATTCAAGACAAAGTCATAACTTGACAAAAAGTTAACTAAACAACATCTTATTGCAGGTACACAGAAATCATTGCTCACATTGCTTAAGTTAACGTACATCCAAAAGAAAGATGTGTGATAGTCCCTTAAGCTTATTAGTAGATAAGCAAGGTGAGTGTAAATTGTAATGGTCTAATCAATATTCTTTGTTTGCTCATTGTTCTTAATCATAGAATGACACAAGGGGCAAAAGTCTATCAATGATACAATTTAGATTAGACCTTAGGAAGAACTTCCAAATATGAGTCAGGAACTTCCATGTCAGCCAAAGCAATGTTGTTGATAGCCATGGCTGCTTTTAGTATTTGGTTTGCACATTCTCGAGAGTGATTCAACTGTTTTCTCGAGTCTTCACTGAGTCCTGCAGGGGGCACACGAGGTACGGGAAGCCACCACTTCTCTTCTTGCCGCTGTATTGTTTTGCGAAAAGAGGCTGAACCATCTGCTTCTGCGGCTACAATTCCTTGGTCTACATACCAGAACTCTGTAGAAGTGAAACTATCTAAAATTTCCTGTTGTAAAAGAAGATGAACATTACAGCCTCAAACATTTAATGAAGTCACAAAAATTTACTAGTGAGCCATGCAAGAGCGAGATTCAATACTCACGAGAAGCATGTTATCAAGTTTGCGAAGAGCTGGAAGGTTGATAAAAATATCTGTCCTAGGTCTGCAAGTCATTACCTGCACAATGCACCATATTAGAAACTTCATAATTATTAATTCCCTTTTGAATAAAAATCAGACTTCAGCATTGAGATCAAGAACCAATCCAATTTTACCTCGAGCTTACTCCCATCAGGAAATGTTTGCCAAGAAGGCATCAACTCAACAATGTAATCACTAACACTAACAAGCCACTCCACCTCTCTCTGCCACATTTCTTTCTTCTCAGAAGGTAAAGGTTCTAGTCTCCATAATTGCCCAAACACAGTTGCTACACGTTCAAATAATCCAAATTTGAATAAGTTACAAAACTCAAATTTACACCAAACGAGAAAATTCCAAATTTTGAACCACTTGACCAACAAAGACAAAACAAACAGTTTCTCAATTAAACGGATAGCCAAATGTCTGTGTGCAAGAGAGAAAGCATACCACACAGATTAGTAATGGCATTAGAGATGGCCAAAGCAGTGCAAACCCCTTTACCAGAACCTGACATATCTTCACCAAGCAACAATTTTGCAAACCTCTCCTTCATCATGTCAACTTCtgttttaaacaaattaaaataaatctaataattagCACTAATTAGAGTTATTACACAAAAATAACAAAGGGACATTAATTAATGACTTGAAAAGGAGTCTAATTATTAACTCCAACCAATTCAACTGAAAAAATAGTATCTATGAAGTAAATTTCCCGTCCACAATCCTTTTCTACTTTCCAAACACAGCCACGTCCCATCTATTATAACAttctttaaaagataaaaaaaaataactaaccTGACAGCTTCAAACCAATACGACTAAGCTTAGTGTTTTCCAAGTGGGATTTATGTTCGTTTTCTTTTTCACGAGAATTAGAGCGCTTGGAGAGTGTAGCCTTGAGAATGGGCCAACCCAGAGGAGCGGGTGAAGAAGAGCCTTTTGCCTTTGCTTCGTCAACGGTAACTGAAGAAGTGGATGCACAGAAACTGGTTTCCCTGGAGTCTGCAGTGGAATCCGTGAGAGAAGAGGAAACCCCATCGGTTTTGTTTCGAGAAGTTTCGTTCTTGTCGAAAAAAACATCCATCTGGGAGAGAAAGAAAGCGGTTTGAGTCGAAAAAGGGAAATGGGGCAGTTAGCAGGGAGGCAGATAAGAAGATACTGCGAACGTGGTTTGAAACATAACGGTAAGACACATGTGAGGTGGGTTTGAGGATATATGAAGGGACCGCTAAGGATGTTTCATGGAAGAAAAGACGATGCAATGATGAAGACGTGTGGCTTTTTCCGAAAAGGATTACACTCTCTGCACTGCATAGTGCACACAACACACAaactctcacacacacacactctcacaccaacaaatttgatttcaagtTTGATTTACTTACCAAAATGCCAACGTCTCTCTTCTGGCTTTCGCTCTCAGAGTTTGAAGGTAAgttcaaaatatcaataaaaaaatttgaacctgGTAGCTGTGGGAGTAAGTAAGCAGAGCCACACTACGCTACAACAACAACACGCTCAACCATCATAATTACTTTTTTGGCCTTTCACGTTTGCTCTACGATACGACCAGTAAGATTGAATGGCagaattttcaaataaaaaatagtatctCATTCTGTCACTTATTTCCCTTTTTAGATTTTCTcgtagaaataaatatatacgtAATATTTCTTCATCCCAATAAAATAACTCACATTTCccatttaatcaatttttttcagttttacttcacaactaataaatattaattaaaaattatctaaaaacaGTAAGAGCGTGATTGGTAAACGATACttagagttatttttttaattttgaaaatgtaaataagtataaataacaaattttcaGAAACTCGAcacttgaaaaagaaaacacggGAGTAtactatttcaaaattaattaagagttttttgaaaaaaaaattgacgctgtttaatatttcttatttatcatACCATTATGTCTTCAcgaggaaaaaaaatgaagatataATTTACTTGACCAAAATCTACCTGTACGGAAATGGTAACAATATCATGTGTTTCTGAAGATTTTGTACCCTCCTATGATTACTTACTTATTTGGGGAAAATAGATAGTATTTTATTCAAATGGAATGtctttttagagaaaaaatttCATGGTTGAGTTAGGGTTTCATAGTGTGGGGCTTGGCGAAGTTTGTAGCActaattaaaggaaaaaaaaaattagaagtataataagataataatttatGTGGATATGGATCGATAgtgttggtattttaaaatttgaatagtttgatGGCATGCAATATTTACGAGCTTGTATTGAAAATGGCACCATAATTGGTCCCTCTTCTATATATCTTCCAACTCCTACTATCAAAGTTCTTTATGGTATTTATTGATAATCAATTTTGCTTGATTCCGTAGcactagaagaaaaaaaatccttaaTTATCTCCTTTtgcaaatatgaaaatataaaatcagCCACTCCACTACGAAATTTTGccatagatttttctttttacagcTACTGCactttgattatattatttttgttttttctattgtAGTTTCACAGTAGagatacaatatatataattagattcagatcttatttttaataaatgtaaaacTTAATCTCACACTTTgatttctaatataattttttaaaatctataagATGTGTTACAAATATAACTTCCTATCACTTcaattccaaaaataaaataatttaaaaaatgtctaaaaatacaaatactgtCACATTAATCTCTAAACTTAACTGTCTACAATCACTATAATTCTAAAAGAGTGTTAAATTATGCTAAAactatataacatttttaattttagactAAAATAGGCAACAGATTGTAatttcattaactttttttttttcattttgtttactTACAGAGATTAAAGGGGACATgttacttttttacttttttaaggGTTATTTTACCCATTTCAAATTTGATACATACGCTCTAACtaagttttttaaaaacttatttaaaattaattattttttatattctttaccccattttaaattatattttgtaaggAGATATTAAGtcattacaaattatttttaactgagctgtgttttcatttattaactttgtataacaataaaaagaaatataaggaaaataatattttactcactttttttgacccacttttaattGAGCTGTGTTTTTTGTAATGATGTAATGTGATGATCTAAGGATGACGAGAATAGTGGATTAAAAACGAAtcaaaaaaaatggattaaaatatcattatccaaaatataaatatatacgtCTGCGgttgtataattataatatatattgagttatattttgtaaaagaaacaataaaataatgattaaataatttatatttatgtcgTGTAAATCTTTAATGTATTTAAAGgcatcaaataattttttactcgTAAATCTTTTTACGAtaagtttattaattttgataaaagttATCTGTAAAGATATTAAACTtagtttctaaaaaaataataatttaaaatttgtgcaCTAGTAATATGTATTGATtaaactattcaaattattCCTATGCACACACACTacgtttaattaaaaaactgtACTTAACAAAATACAAAACGTGATATTATTAAAGTGGTAATAATAATACCAAGGTTTTTGGCTCTTGCCCATTTTTCACGAGTTCGGAATTATTATTGACCAAGGGCTATCTTGTAAATTTGTGTCAGATAAGtctgttttttaattatttaattaaacctGAAACCAAAATATGGCCGTTAAATAGCAGTTAGGCTTTTCAGAGAAAGTTGCCTCACATGCCTTCCgataatttataacaatatataaaggggattcccctttttgtgtccacttttcaaaataccgattttactctttaaatataataatttattaaatttttaaaaattgatcgttatttttacaaattttttataaaatcggatgtctatacttcttctcttcttttttatttatcaatggttattcttttatctgttctgatatatttcactttatttttatctgttctgatatatttcttctttatttttaacttaataacattataatattatcacctactaatataatatcacacatatttaaaaaatacatacacacaggcgctatcgcgcctgtgttacgctagtCTTCTTATAATCTCCTTTCTTTATCCATTCTAACAGTCTTGTCTTTTCCAAgattaatcaattattattaattaataaatgaagaGACAAGTCATTATCAAACTAAACTGATTCTGTCATTGAGAAAATATCTAAATGTGACGTTGATTTTACaattaatcatttatatatgtttatttatttgactGTAATTCCCAACAACcacattttatatgaaaaactgTAATATTTTTCCAAGGAATCTTCTAGTTCTAtcgtaaaataaattatttctagtATTAAACTATTTTCCAGAATAAACAGTTACCCAAtcttaaatatttgtaaaagctcaattttaaatgatatttaagtTTGTTTAACTATGAATTtcattggaaaaaaaaatcggTTACCACAGTTCTTTTTTCGAGAGAAAGACTAATTTCAGAATGCGTTCATAttgtaaaacaaaaagaaaaattaattatgtctCTCGATTGAGAATTTAATCTccgataataattttttgtaatatattaaatatttggttaattatgtttgtttgtCTCTGGAGTATTAGtaatttcttgttttaattCCCTCCccgtttgttttatttttagtccTTCATGTTCCTTTTAAATCTTATGAAATTCATCCTTAAtcttaaatttcattaattttaattgacacTTGTCTAACAGATCATGTAAGGATTTTGTTTAGTGGACAACTTTTTGAATTAAAGCAATAGTATAACATATTGCATTCAGATTTATGGACCACTTGTATACATTACGTGACAAATCCGTTAGACAGATGTTAATTAAAACTAACTGAGTTTAAAATTGAGAACAAATTTCATAAGATTTAAAATATGGAAGACTCAAATAGAACAAGCGTTAGATGGGagactaaaacaaaaaattattgatacTTAAGAAACGGAAAAcataattaatctttaaatatttaataaatttaattttttaaattaagttattactcttaactattttattaattggataataatatatgattgatatgattattatctttatcatatattattatcgtcatgttattttattattttataaaattatagattataaaagtttacaataaaatattattttaaatatgagtttttattattctaaaGATCTTAAGAATTCTTATAGATTTTATGATACTTATTAGgtgtttaaaattaatacatacCTCAAAACGAATTTAGATTAactaatttttacttaaatgaTATTTGAAGTATAGATATTCGAtatgttttttaagaaaatgttgaTGATACGTGACCAAAATCCACAACTACTTCTGAATGCATAGCCATAAACTTTGTCCAATAACAGGAGAACAATATTCGATTAAAAGTGTGtgttttaaatgtataaaaaagttCTACGGTAGAACTGCAAAAAGTGGGAAATTGCAAACATGAAGACGAAAGTTGGGACAAAATTTTCTATCAAACTACATTTCTTGTGTCTCTTCTCCTCTGCATTATCTGCATTATCATTCCCAAACCAAACATTTGTTTTGTGCATTATATAACATTTGACGTCacattgttataattttaaacaaaagacACATCGTTACTAATTTTGTGGTTAACACACAACttttaatgtaattgttattGTTTATCTCACTAATCATGTTATGCCTATTCCACCCAAAATATTTGGATACTAAGTCACAATATTTGACTCCAAATGTTCCGTCTCACATATAAGATTctttaaatacttaaaataaattattaaaatatatttttattattatattcatatGGAATAATGATATCTTTaacaatatttgaatatttgaagtAATGAGATgagtttattatatttatatttgttaaaacttataaatatttactagacactcaaattttttttcatttatttttatactcaCATTTTTAAAATCTCTAAAAATTCTTATGGAAGAATCTTATGTAGATTGATCACTCATGATATTTTCTACAAACTTCATAAACTTGACAAGATTGACTCTTAAGAATATCACTTAATTACTCAGAAACATCTTGTTAAATACgacaagaatatatatatttgaacatTAATGTATGTTttaaaggtaaaaataaaaattatttaaaatactgTGGTTCAAAATGTAAGTCACATTTAATTTGATCTTACTTGAACCTTGTGCATgtgttaatttgaaatttatgtaCCGGTTTCAACCCACAAAACAAGGAATGATGAAAAGTTAAAGGCAGACCTTGCACGTTGTTTTTGAGAATGGATTAGTTGaaagtaaagtaaaaaaaaaaaaaaaaagtgcctAACTGTTATTAAATCCATTTATTACGAGCCGTTTAGCTCTTCACTTTTTTAGTTCATTGCGGCtaccttttcaatttttttttctgccatcctttttaaatttcactttCGGCCTTTTCCTTCATATTGGTGGAACTACGGATACTcctcaaaataataaaattatttgttaatgggcttaaataataatttaatcttaGTTTTCGTacgatttttttaatttttgtcattttttaaaattttttattaattcaatctttgtcaattttatttaatttggtcatttttgttaatatgGATAAAATAGTTAACGGATTGGGAACAGtatgtgtcattttgtgattttttttattaaaaaatattattttttattttaaaaaaatgtccatgtgtcaagttcatatcatgtcacgtgtcattttgtgattttttttaactttttcatttaaaaaaaatcacgtgtCAAGCCAATATCATGTCACATGTCAGAGTCAGTTATTTATATTCAAGTTGGtcataatatttgttattttttttcaatttagttctattttttttaatttaacatttttgttcctctccaaattgagaaaaaaatttaatttgtacataaatgttatatacaaatttaataagaatatccacataacatttatataaaaattaaattttgtctcaatttgaaggacaacaaaaatgttaaattaaaaaaaaaattatgatcaaattgaaaaaaaaataacgaatattagaaccaaattaaatataaaaaattgatccTAACACATGACATATATTAACTTGagacatgaattttttttaataaaaaaaataaattaaaaataataataaaacattaaaaaaaacacaaaataatacgTGGTATGAGcttgacacatggacatttttaaaataattttttttaaatgataaaagtttaaaaaatcataaaaataacaaGTGACAGCTAATTTTCACAATTAGTTAACTGTTTTAatgatattagaaaaattacaaaattaaataaaatatacgaatattaaattaaaaaaaatagaaagtaatattaaattaaaaaaacaaaacaaaagttaggatcaaatcattattttagcttcctaaatttaaattaaatccaGTTTGAATTAAAGTCATGTTATGgttttaatgaatatttattaagtGTAATGAGCATATTCGATTCGTTTATGATGAGTTTTagtctttctttcttttctttttgtaaagTTCTGTTCGAGCTATGCATCGACTTAATTGCAGGTTTGGCAAGTTGTGATTGTTGTTGCAATACGAACCAGAAACAACTAGTAAACACTAAGTTAGAGTCCACCTATATACGTCATGTCCCTTTCACGTGCAGTGTCGACAATATACTAcgtaaaaaaactatttaacaaCTGTTACTTTCGTTCCTGAgtttaatcaaatcaaatttagtatttttattaatattacttcaatctttttaaaaaaccgatcataacttttaatttagaTCAAATAATAAGAATAGTAGTTGGTTATTAATATTGATTGTCcattacagttttttttttctttgtgtacAAACGCTaaaatgaaattgttaaaaaataaattcacaatgTATTTCTGtccctttcttttctcttttcaacCCCGGATTCAATTTTCAAACCAAAGCTTATCAACTTTTTTACCAAACAccttttaatttcaaatctgaCAAATAAATTGTACCTCTTTTTATCTTAGTTACTATTTCCAATTTTGATTCAAAAGTGGCTTTGAgtagaaaaaaaagttgaatgaGAGATACCCACAAGATTTCCTTGgttaggaaaataaaaaataacaggaAAGGAAAAAAcggaaataaaagaagaaaagtgaaaaacaaCTATCTTAAAATAACTGAgttgtaaaataaatatgaaatatatttgtcAATATATCAGAAAAAGCTTATATCATTCTCTTGGTCCAAAATAGATGATTTGCTATAACATAGGATtcattcaattattttcttttttctttttctgtgtTTCTCTTGGCGCTTCGATGAACTTTGTTTTAACATGAAACATTCTTcctattaaatttattatttgacgatctttacaatttttttgtacCAATATATTATTGAAAGGAGGATGATAAATCAATTTGTGTTTATGAATATTAttgattttgacaaaaaaaattaagtgatatttgatttttaaattgaatattgGATGAGGTTACGAGTATATATTGACATAATTTTACTTCATATACATTCTCTATTATTGTCATAGTGTCACggtttaaatttataaaaccaTTCAGTGTATTGGTTtactttaactttatttatcaCACAatcttttattgtttaatatttaaaaagtttatctaaatataaaaaatattttatctcatATTTAGATATGACAAATAAACTATGTCTTTGTGAGTATTGTCTGAATACATTTCTATTTTGGTGGATAATTCCTACATTGACTAGGTATGAGTATGAGTATGAAGAATgctcgactttttcaattgggtatggagatgtacatatccctaccataatactcgtccccgccGTGTCTCCATCACcgtttaaattatatatatatatatatatatatatatatatatatatatatatattacatttttttctaattatttggtttatcatgaaactcattcgcatatCTAATTCTCATCTTattataacctttatg carries:
- the LOC114193239 gene encoding uncharacterized protein LOC114193239, coding for MSSFTSLHITALDAIVNVNSLFTLAVFIGLTWNPNDPQNSLNSDPACAPTSAIAENLIAFHVYSFSSFLFSSLVALALKQAIRLSRTTSFHYPAAVEHLVAHVNRSSLRVGMLVSAVGSVFGCAFLMLALVNVAQIKLGTVACGSSHTYAAVVPLLILVPIALLIYASLVLYAFTR
- the LOC114193228 gene encoding rop guanine nucleotide exchange factor 5-like, which produces MDVFFDKNETSRNKTDGVSSSLTDSTADSRETSFCASTSSVTVDEAKAKGSSSPAPLGWPILKATLSKRSNSREKENEHKSHLENTKLSRIGLKLSEVDMMKERFAKLLLGEDMSGSGKGVCTALAISNAITNLCATVFGQLWRLEPLPSEKKEMWQREVEWLVSVSDYIVELMPSWQTFPDGSKLEVMTCRPRTDIFINLPALRKLDNMLLEILDSFTSTEFWYVDQGIVAAEADGSASFRKTIQRQEEKWWLPVPRVPPAGLSEDSRKQLNHSRECANQILKAAMAINNIALADMEVPDSYLEVLPKNGRTCLGDFVYRYITSDQFSQEYLLDCLDISSEHVALEIANRVEAAIYVWRRRVHSRFLPSPRPSRSTPKSSWEIVKDFMADGDKRELLADRAENILVSLKQRFPGLSQTTLDTSKIQCNKDVGKSVLESYSRVLESMAFNIVARIDDLLYVDDLTKQSERFALVPTTATTVNVVSQQKKVTRPHSVSVSGTVTPHKAAFGRPGFSPASVSLISPARGERTPFLHNNDSIKPHRRGFGVRRVLSNYLGVETKTTKICSNSTEVKCSNPSSKKTEQQREKKPCTIKNKTK